Proteins co-encoded in one Lineus longissimus chromosome 11, tnLinLong1.2, whole genome shotgun sequence genomic window:
- the LOC135495771 gene encoding uncharacterized protein LOC135495771: protein MSISGTITQENEPRTVIIRKKNQPATVKDITVSDDTDHVKVTLWKEAAKSPIKTGDFVKITNVYKPESSYGSEPGLGTTESTIITKIEKPAKTEEIEFIAISTDNTDTVVLVANDMEEYRVSKDVLVQTVLQAEDDIDDIEDAMITLLPIHLEITHADHHIQVITPVI from the exons ATGTCTATCAGTGGCACTATCACTCAG GAAAATGAACCCCGCACAGTAATCATCCGCAAAAAAAACCAACCTGCTACAGTGAAGGATATCACAGTTTCTGATGACACAGACCATGTCAAAGTTACCCTTTGGAAGGAGGCAGCAAAATCACCCATAAAGACAGGAGACTTCGTGAAGATAACCAATGTCTACAAGCCTGAATCATCATATGGCAGTGAACCTGGCCTCGGTACAACAGAGAGTACAATCATAACG AAAATAGAGAAACCAGCCAAAACTGAAGAAATTGAATTCATCGCCATCAGCACAGATAACACCGATACAGTGGTTTTAGTGGCAAACGATATGGAGGAATACAGAGTCTCCAAAGATGTCCTAGTGCAGACAGTGTTGCAGGCGGAGGATGACATAGATGACATAGAAGATGCAATGATTACCCTACTTCCTATCCATCTGGAAATAACACACGCTGACCATCACATCCAAGTtatcacaccagttatttag